The following proteins are co-located in the Egicoccus sp. AB-alg2 genome:
- a CDS encoding metal-sulfur cluster assembly factor gives MTAPTALPVPPRGRLDGSVDEERLWEALSAVEDPELPVSVVDLGLVRELDVRDGQVRIGLTYTSLACPCVEIIRDDVRDALAALPGVTAVTVDDVLEPWSRDDLTPAAVEALRVVAIL, from the coding sequence ATGACGGCGCCGACCGCGCTGCCGGTACCGCCGCGGGGCCGCCTCGACGGGTCGGTGGACGAGGAACGCCTCTGGGAGGCCCTGTCCGCCGTGGAGGACCCGGAACTGCCCGTCAGCGTCGTGGACCTCGGCCTCGTGCGGGAACTCGACGTCCGCGACGGGCAGGTGCGCATCGGGCTGACCTACACGTCGCTGGCCTGCCCGTGCGTGGAGATCATCCGCGACGACGTCCGTGACGCGCTCGCGGCGCTGCCCGGTGTCACGGCCGTGACCGTCGACGACGTGCTGGAGCCCTGGTCGCGCGACGACCTGACACCCGCCGCCGTCGAGGCGCTGCGTGTCGTCGCGATCCTCTGA
- a CDS encoding TetR/AcrR family transcriptional regulator, whose product MTDSPTAVLDDAPLAPRAVELVRCTYRVMARQGSHRLSLQDIAEEAGVSKGLLLYHFKTKDNLLVATMRWALQRTAERIQRGTADASDARDALRSLVQAVFVSPQLNRDFNLFYLDLVEHAARVEAYQELHQLLRTVINDLYAQVIQRGVDEGVFDVEDVDGAARVMRAQIEGTFLQWMQDDDWQGTHGRYRDECHAALLRLLGAG is encoded by the coding sequence ATGACCGACTCCCCGACCGCCGTCCTGGACGACGCGCCACTGGCCCCCCGCGCCGTCGAACTGGTGCGCTGCACGTACCGCGTGATGGCCCGCCAGGGCAGCCACCGGCTGTCCCTGCAGGACATCGCCGAGGAGGCCGGTGTCTCGAAGGGTCTGCTGCTCTACCACTTCAAGACCAAGGACAACCTGCTGGTCGCGACCATGCGGTGGGCCCTGCAGCGCACCGCCGAGCGCATCCAGCGTGGGACGGCCGACGCCTCCGACGCCCGGGACGCCCTGCGGTCGCTGGTCCAGGCCGTGTTCGTCAGCCCGCAACTCAACCGCGACTTCAACCTGTTCTACCTCGACCTCGTGGAGCACGCCGCCCGCGTCGAGGCGTACCAGGAGTTGCACCAGCTGCTGCGGACCGTCATCAACGACCTGTACGCGCAGGTGATCCAGCGGGGTGTCGACGAAGGCGTGTTCGACGTCGAGGACGTCGACGGTGCCGCCCGCGTCATGCGTGCCCAGATCGAGGGCACGTTCCTGCAGTGGATGCAGGACGACGACTGGCAGGGCACGCACGGTCGCTACCGCGACGAGTGCCACGCCGCCCTGCTCCGCCTGCTCGGCGCCGGCTGA
- a CDS encoding alpha/beta fold hydrolase produces MTETAAATVGRVELPDGGIEYEFRSATPHGTDLAPLVLLHEGLGCLELWRGFPAALHESTGRAVLVYSRHGYGRSAVVHEPRAVDYMHHEADEVLPRLLHELDVQRPILVGHSDGASIALLHAGRDDADVEALVLFAPHVIVEDVSIHGIEAARRAYLDTDLPRRLARYHDDPDATFWGWNDIWLSPEFRAWDITDRLPGVDVPVLAVQGTDDEYGTLRQVDLIEQGVTGDVQRVVLEHCRHAPHLDRPDATLAAVATFLARQR; encoded by the coding sequence ATGACCGAGACCGCCGCGGCGACCGTCGGCCGCGTCGAGCTGCCCGACGGCGGGATCGAGTACGAGTTCCGGTCCGCGACGCCGCACGGCACCGACCTCGCCCCCCTGGTCCTGCTGCACGAGGGCCTGGGCTGCCTGGAGCTCTGGCGTGGGTTCCCCGCCGCTCTGCACGAGTCCACCGGACGCGCCGTGCTCGTGTACTCCCGGCACGGTTATGGGCGTTCCGCCGTGGTGCACGAGCCCCGGGCCGTCGACTACATGCACCACGAGGCCGACGAGGTGCTGCCGCGACTGCTGCACGAGCTCGACGTCCAGCGCCCGATCCTGGTCGGGCACAGCGACGGGGCCTCCATCGCCCTGCTCCACGCCGGCCGCGACGACGCCGACGTCGAGGCGCTCGTACTGTTCGCTCCACACGTGATCGTCGAAGACGTCTCCATCCACGGCATCGAGGCGGCGCGTCGCGCCTACCTCGACACGGACCTGCCCCGGCGCCTGGCGCGCTACCACGACGATCCCGACGCCACCTTCTGGGGCTGGAACGACATCTGGCTCTCGCCCGAGTTCCGCGCCTGGGACATCACCGACCGTCTGCCGGGCGTGGACGTCCCCGTGCTGGCCGTGCAGGGCACGGACGACGAGTACGGCACCCTGCGCCAAGTCGACCTCATCGAGCAGGGTGTGACCGGTGACGTCCAGCGCGTGGTGCTCGAGCACTGCCGGCACGCACCGCACCTCGACCGGCCCGACGCGACGTTGGCCGCGGTCGCGACCTTCCTCGCCCGCCAGCGCTGA
- a CDS encoding enoyl-CoA hydratase/isomerase family protein translates to MSGPILQDDRSGVRVLTLHRPEARNAIDTDTQDALRDALVAAARDQQVRAIVLTGTDPAFSAGGDLSRFGSGVDPTAFRFESHELTATVELVERIEKPVVAALNGVATGAGAQLALACDLRIASERARFLHRESFLGLLPAHGGIVRLVHLVGLARARDLVLGGQDLDAAAAHRAGLVTEVVPHEQLLAHTLERVAGILRRSPDAYAAAKRVLNLAPSLHLAAGTAVETLGQSLLVTTDEHLRRLEAARTSASKERT, encoded by the coding sequence GTGAGCGGCCCGATCCTGCAGGACGACCGGTCCGGGGTGCGCGTGCTCACCCTGCACCGTCCCGAGGCGCGCAACGCCATCGACACGGACACCCAGGACGCGTTGCGGGACGCGCTGGTCGCCGCGGCCCGCGACCAGCAGGTCCGCGCCATCGTCCTGACCGGCACCGACCCGGCCTTCTCCGCCGGCGGCGACCTCAGCCGCTTCGGCTCCGGCGTCGACCCGACCGCCTTCCGCTTCGAGAGCCACGAACTGACCGCCACGGTCGAACTGGTCGAACGCATCGAGAAGCCGGTCGTCGCGGCCCTCAACGGGGTCGCGACCGGGGCCGGCGCCCAACTCGCGCTGGCCTGCGACCTGCGCATCGCCTCCGAGCGGGCCCGGTTCCTGCACCGCGAGTCCTTCCTGGGCCTGCTGCCGGCCCACGGCGGGATCGTGCGCCTGGTCCACCTGGTGGGACTCGCCCGCGCCCGCGACCTCGTGCTCGGGGGACAGGACCTCGACGCCGCAGCCGCCCACCGCGCCGGCCTGGTCACCGAGGTGGTGCCGCACGAACAGCTGCTCGCGCACACGCTCGAGCGCGTGGCCGGGATCCTCCGCCGCAGCCCCGACGCGTACGCGGCGGCGAAGCGGGTGCTCAACCTCGCCCCCTCGCTGCACCTGGCTGCGGGCACCGCCGTCGAGACGCTCGGTCAGAGCCTGCTCGTCACCACCGACGAGCACCTCCGGCGCCTGGAGGCGGCGAGGACGTCGGCGTCGAAGGAGCGCACATGA
- a CDS encoding Phenylacetic acid catabolic protein, giving the protein MTDVKELDRTTADGLANLLVVVGDNKHWMAKWLAQWSVGAPGLESAVAAAAIAQGHFGQARALFPFVQQFLFDHEIVGPEERTRRYRVSALDEPFGSWAQAVVTLLLVDTGLNVVLRSLHETQDELARRIGRVLDESRFYRDFAAGRLADLTTNWEHGRAQVEPHVTPILVEMLCWFGPPGEAGVEHLVANDVLTLDNDAMRQAFLDDVAPTLLELDYRLPVGGGPGEWTWEELPWDRWNALQRRLEVSNP; this is encoded by the coding sequence GTGACCGACGTCAAGGAACTCGACCGGACGACGGCCGACGGGCTGGCGAACCTGCTCGTGGTCGTCGGGGACAACAAGCACTGGATGGCCAAGTGGCTGGCCCAGTGGTCGGTGGGCGCGCCCGGGCTGGAGAGTGCGGTCGCCGCGGCGGCCATTGCGCAGGGCCACTTCGGGCAGGCGCGCGCCCTGTTCCCGTTCGTGCAGCAGTTCCTGTTCGACCATGAGATCGTCGGACCGGAGGAGCGGACCCGCCGGTACCGCGTCAGCGCGCTGGACGAGCCCTTCGGGTCGTGGGCCCAGGCGGTCGTCACGCTGCTGCTGGTCGACACGGGCCTGAACGTCGTGCTGCGGTCCCTGCACGAGACGCAGGACGAGCTCGCGCGCCGCATCGGCCGAGTGCTCGACGAATCGCGGTTCTACCGGGACTTCGCCGCCGGCCGGCTCGCCGACCTCACCACCAACTGGGAGCACGGGCGCGCCCAGGTGGAGCCGCACGTGACCCCGATCCTGGTCGAGATGCTGTGCTGGTTCGGCCCACCCGGTGAGGCCGGGGTGGAGCACCTGGTGGCCAACGACGTGCTGACCCTGGACAACGACGCGATGCGGCAGGCGTTCCTCGACGACGTGGCGCCGACGCTGCTCGAGCTGGACTACCGGTTGCCGGTCGGTGGCGGGCCGGGGGAGTGGACGTGGGAGGAGCTGCCATGGGACCGGTGGAACGCCCTCCAACGCCGCCTGGAGGTATCGAACCCGTGA
- a CDS encoding enoyl-CoA hydratase/isomerase family protein produces MAVTAKTEDRIGWITLDRPPANSYDRAFVEELGAAIDQLAEDDEARVVVVRSSSDKFFSAGADVKNFADGDPDTNNDMVRLAHRVFDRFAAIPKLSIAAINGHALGGGYEIALACDVRIAAEGRYRIGLPEVTLGLLPGTGGTQRLPRLIGRGRALLLMATGTSVTPDEAERLGMVDRLVPAEQLDEHVREVATTIAFGAPLAIAATKRAVHEGADRPLHEALQVELEQLAPLFASHDAREGMAAFLEKRRPDYEGR; encoded by the coding sequence ATGGCCGTCACCGCCAAGACCGAGGACCGCATCGGCTGGATCACGCTCGACCGGCCACCGGCCAACAGCTACGACCGCGCCTTCGTCGAGGAACTCGGCGCCGCGATCGACCAGTTGGCCGAGGACGACGAGGCCCGTGTCGTCGTGGTCCGCAGCTCGAGCGACAAGTTCTTCAGTGCCGGCGCCGACGTGAAGAACTTCGCCGACGGCGACCCAGACACCAACAACGACATGGTGCGCCTCGCCCACCGGGTGTTCGACCGGTTCGCGGCGATCCCGAAGCTGTCGATCGCCGCGATCAACGGCCACGCCCTCGGTGGTGGCTACGAGATCGCCCTCGCCTGCGACGTCCGCATCGCTGCCGAGGGCCGCTACCGCATCGGCCTGCCCGAGGTCACGCTCGGGCTGCTGCCCGGCACCGGCGGCACGCAGCGGCTGCCGAGACTCATCGGTCGGGGCCGTGCGCTGCTGCTGATGGCGACCGGGACGTCGGTGACACCGGACGAGGCCGAGCGCCTGGGCATGGTGGACCGGCTGGTCCCGGCCGAGCAGCTCGACGAGCACGTCCGCGAGGTCGCCACCACCATCGCCTTCGGGGCACCGCTCGCCATCGCCGCCACGAAGCGGGCCGTGCACGAGGGCGCCGACCGTCCCCTGCACGAGGCCCTGCAGGTCGAGCTCGAGCAGCTGGCCCCCCTGTTCGCCTCGCACGACGCGCGCGAAGGCATGGCCGCGTTCCTGGAGAAGCGTCGCCCCGACTACGAAGGGCGGTGA